The genomic DNA CACTCAGAGAACGCCTGCAGACGGTGCCTGGCATCGCCCAGGTCGAACAGCCGGCCGAGAAGCGCTACGCGATGCGCCTGTGGATGGACCCGGACCGCATGGCTGCCTACGGCATCTCGCCGATCGATCTGCGCGCAGCACTCAATCGCGAGAACCTGGAACTGCCGTCCGGCCGCATCGAGGGCAGCGCCATCGAGCTGCCGGTGAAGACGATGTCTCGCCTCAACACGGCCGAAGATTTCAACAACCTGATCGTCAAGCGCAGCGAGACCACCATCGTCCGCTTCCGCGACATCGGCTATGCCGAACTCGGCGCCCAGAACGAACGCGGCGCATTGAAGATGGGCGACAAGCCGATCGCCGGCCTGTACTTCAAGCAGCAGCCGGGCGCCAACCAGATCGACATCGTCAACCAGTTGCGTCAGCGGCTGGATGAAGTGCGCAAGGACCTGCCCAAGGATCTCAGCGTCGACATCGCCTACGACAACACCGAGTACGTGCGCCGTTCGCTGATCGAAGTCACCGAAACGATCTTCATCGCCTTCGTGCTGGTGGTGCTGGTGGTGTTCGCCTTCCTGCGCGAATGGCGCACCACCTTGATTCCAGTGCTGGCGATTCCGGTGTCGATCATCGGCGTGTTCGGCGTGATGTCCGCAGCCGGCTTCTCGATCAACACGCTGACGCTGCTCGGCATCGTGCTGGCGATCGGCCTGGTGGTCGACGACGCCATCGTGGTGCTGGAAAACATCTACGCCAAGATCGAGGCCGGCATGAGCCCGGTCGAAGCCGGCATCTCCGGCACGAAAGAGATTTTCATGGCCGTGGTGTCGACCACGATCACGCTGGCCGTGGTGTTCCTGCCGCTGCTGTTCATGGGCGGCTTGTCCGGCCGTCTGTTCCGCGAGTTCGGCGTGACCATCGCCGGCGCGGTGCTGATCTCGGCGATCGTGGCGCTGACCCTGACGCCGATGCTCAGCGCCCGCCTGCTGAAGGCGCATCAGGGCCACGGCTGGCTGTTCACCCGCACCGAGCCGATGTTCGATGCGCTGGAGCACAGCTACGCACGCGGCCTCGGCGGCTTCCTGCGCTTCCGCTGGAGTGCGCTGCTGGTGCTGGCGATCTCGGCCGGGCTGATCTGGGTGCTGATGGGCCTGCTGCCGCGCGAGCTGGCGCCGATGGAAGATCGCGGCCGGGTCTGGGTGCGCGCCACGGCCGCCGAAGGTGCCAGCTACGACTACATGCAGAACTTCATGGATGACGTCACCGCGGCCACTGCCGACCGAGTGCCGGAAGCGCATCTGATGATGACCCAGGTGCCGGGCTTCGGCGGCTCCAATGGCGTCTCCGGGCCGGTCAACAATGGCTTCGTGCGGGTGTTCCTGAAAGAGCGCGAGGATCGCCAGCGGACCCAGGGCGAGATCGCCGCGGACCTGCAGGCGATGGCCCGGCGCTTCAACGGCGCCAGAGTCAACATCACCCAGGAAGCGAGCATCGGTGACCGCCGCGCGGCGCAGGCCGGCGTTCAGTACGTGGTGCAGGCTCTGGAGATCGCCGAGCTGGCCGAAGCGCTGCCGAAGTTTCTCGAGGAGGTGAAGGCCAGCCCGGTGTTCACCTTCGTCGACTCGGATCTCAAGTTCAACAAGCCGGAAGTGAAGGTCAGCATCGACCGCGCGAAAGCGCAGACCCTGGGCGTATCGGCGCAGGACATTGCCCAGACCCTGCAGGCGGCGCTCAGCGGCCAGCGCTTCGGCTACTTCATCTTCAACGGCAAGCAGTACGACGTGATCGGCCAGTTGACTCGTGATTTCCGGTCGCGGCCGGATGCGCTCGAAGGCTTGTCCGTACACAACGCTTCCGGCGAGCTGGTGCGGCTGGACAACCTGGTGACGATGGTCGAAAGCAGTTCGCCGCCGGAGCTGTACCGCTTCAACCGGCTGGCGGCGGCGACCATCTCCGGCACCCTGGCGCCCGGCCACACGATCGGCGAAGGCATCGCCGTGTTCGATGCCGCCGCCAGGAAGGTGCTCGACAGCCGCTACACGACCACCCTGACCGGCGCCGCGCGCGACTTCGTGCAGAGCTCGTCATCGCTCGGCGTTGTCTTCCTGCTGGCGCTGGTGCTGATCTATCTGGTGCTGTCGGCGCAGTTCGAAAGCTTCAGCGATCCGCTGGTGATCCTGCTCACCGTGCCGCTGGCGCTGGCCGGTGCGCTCGGCGCGCTGTGGATGTTCGATCAGACCCTGAACGTGTTTTCGCAGATCGGCCTGATCATGCTGATCGGCCTGGTCACCAAGAACGGCATCCTGATCGTCGAGTTCGCCAATCAGCGCCGCGAGGCAGGTGCTGCGTCGGCATTAATCGCCGTGCGCGAAGCGGCGGCAGCGCGTCTGCGGCCGATCCTGATGACGACCCTGGCCACCTTGCTCGGCATCCTGCCGATCGCGCTGGCGCTGGGCGCCGGCTCGGAAAGCCGGATGTCGATGGGCATCGCGGTGATCGGCGGCCTCTTGATCGGCAGTCTGCTGACCCTGTTCGTGATCCCGGCGATGTACGTGATGCTGAACGCGCTGGTTGGCGGCCGTCGTCACGCGAGCACCGACGTGGCGATGCCGAGCGCTGGCGTGCAGTAAGACTCTGTGGGGCTCAGTGAGCCTCTGGCGCCGCTCTCAGCTTTGGGCGAATACCGTCAGGCCGCGGGTGAACGCGCACAGCGTCGATGGCGTATAGCCGTAGCAGTTGCGGACCGAGCGGCTCAGGTGTGTCGAATCGGCGTAACCGGCATCGAGCGCCACGTCGACCAGGCGCGGATTGCCGGCCATCAGGCTGAGGAATCGGCGCGCGCGCTTCCAGGCACGGAAGCGCCGGAACGTCGTGTCGGTCTGCTCGGTGAACAGGTGCATGAATCGGGAAGGCGACAGGAACACCCGGGCGGCGCACTGCTCGGCACTCAGCTGCGCTGTCTCCGGGCTGACGATCAGGTCGACCACCCGGCGGATACGGTGATCGAGCCGGCGCTGCGGCAAGGCGCTGCCGAAGAATTGAATGTCGATGTCCGCCTCCGCACTCCGCGTGTTGCTGAAGCCTTCGGCAAGCGCGGCCGCCGTTCGTTGCCGACGAGCCGGTGTTGCCATCAGCGTGGCCTGCAGCGCCGTGCCGTCGACCGATTCGGGCTCGACCAGCAGCACGGCGAGATCAGTCCCGCCGGGCAGCACGCGGTGCGGGGTCCAGGGCGGCACCAGCGCGAAGCGGGCGCTGCGGGCTTCCCGGCCGTCTTCGTGCAGCGTGAACGGCACGTCTATCGACAGATAGAAAGCCCAGCAGCCAAGGCAACGCCGGCTCGGCCGGCCGAAGTCCCCGTAATAGGCGAGTCGATCGTGGGTGATCAGCAGTCCTGGCTCGGCAGCCGAATGGGCCGGGTTTCGGACAGGCGCTGCCAATACCAGGGTCGATGCCATCACTGCGGTCTCCTCGCATGAATTCGAGCGTCTATTGGGATCACGCGCTCATCGATTGCCCCGGACTTTAATGTTGGCCGGGCCGCTCGAAGAAGGGTTGCCGGGCGCCGACTGACGAATGGTCAGCCGATTGGGTCAAGACAGCCGGCGCATCGCGCAGGATCGTGGCCTGTCGCCGGCTTCCCCGGCCTTCACCTTCTTGCGCCGCCATGATCATCGACGTCACCCCTTCGGCCTGCGAATTTCCGCTGCTGATCAAGCAACTGCTGATCACGCCGATCGCGCGCGCATCGACGCGCGAAATCGTGTCGGTGGACGGCCTGCGCTACGGCTATCCGGAACTGGTTCGCCGGATCGCGCGTCTGGCCAATGTGCTCGATGACCTCGGTGTCTCGCCGGAAGCGACGGTGGCGATCCTCGACTGGGACGGTCACCGATACCTGGAAGGCTATTTCGCGATTCCGATGACTGCCCGGGTAATGCAGACGGTCAATATCCGCCTGTCCGCCGAGCAGATCCTGTACACGCTGAACCATGCGCAGGCGGAAGTGCTGATCGTCCATCCGGACTTCCTGCCGCTGCTGGCACCGATCCTGGACGGCCTGGAAACGGTGCGGACGATCATCGGCATCGACGATTTCCACACGCCGGATCCGCGCTACGTCGGGAGCTACGAAACGCTGATGGCGGCGGCCTCGGACCACTACGATTTTCCGGACTTCGACGAGCGCACTCGGGCAACGATCTTCTACACCTCGGGCACCACCGGGCTGCCGAAGGGCGTGTACTACAGCCACCGGCAGATCGTGCTGCACACCATGGCCCTGCTGGCGACCTACGGCACCGCGCCCGCGCAGGGGCGGGTCAGCGAAGACGACGTCTACATGCCGATCACACCGATGTTCCATGCCCATGCCTGGGGCTGGCCGTACGCCGCGACGCTGCTCGGCATGAAGCAGGTCTACCTCGGCCGCTACACGCCGCAGAAGGTGATCGAAACCATCCGCCAGGAGAAGGCCAGCTTCTCGCACTGCGTGACGACCTTGCTGCAGATGGTGTTGAACGAGCCTTCGGCGGCCGGTCTCGACCTGCGCGGCTTCAAGTTCCTGATCGGCGGCAGCGCGTTGCCGGTGGGCCTTGCCCGGCAGGCGCTGGAACGCGGCATCGACGTGTTCACCGGCTACGGGATGTCGGAAACCGGGCCGATGCAGGTCATCAACCATCTGAGCCGCGAGGAAGCGGCGACCGATCTCGACACCCAGGCCGTCCTGCGCACCCGTGGCGGCCGGCCGGCGATCCTCTGCGACGTGCGCATCGTCGATGACGAGGTGAATGTGCTGCCGCGGGACGGCAAGCGCGTCGGCGAAATCGTGTTCCGCTCGCCGTGGAACACCCAGGGCTATTTCGGCAACCCGGACACGTCCGAAGCGCTGTGGCGCGGCGGCTGGATGCATTCCGGCGACCTCGGCGTGATGCATCCCGACGGCAGCCTGCAACTTACCGACCGGATCAAGGACGTGATCAAGTCCGGCGGCGAATGGATTTCCTCGCTCGATCTGGAAAGCCTGACGTCGCGCCATCCGGCCGTGGCCGAAGTGGCCTTCATCGGCGTGCCCGATGCGACCTGGGGCGAGCGGCCGATGGCGCTGATCGTTCTGCGCGACGACGATCGCGCCTCCTGCACGGGCGACACGATCCGCGAGCATCTGCAGGCGTTCGCGGAGCAGGGGGCGATTCCGAGGTACGCCGTGCCGGAGCGCGTGCTGTTCGTCGATGCGCTGGAAAAGACCAGCGTCGGCAAGCTCGACAAGAAAGCGCTGCGGGCGCGCTACGTCGGTCCGGCCTGATCAGCAGCGGCGGCAGGCCCGACAGATCGCCCCGCAAGGGTCGATGGCGGCGTTCGATCAGACGGCGACGGCGGCGCGCGATTCAACCGCACTCAATTCGAAGTTCTGGTAGCCGTCGGCAGCACCGTGTTCGCACTCGGCGCAGTAGGCCGCGTAGCCGCCGAGATAGACGAGCATCCGGTGCTTCTTGTTCGGGATGTTGTCGCCGAAGTACCAGCTCTTGACTTGCGCGAACAGCGTCGGCGCGGCGATCTGTTCGACGGTCTGCATCCACTGCGCCTCGCACTCGGGCCGCGCTTCGATGCAGTCCAGTCCTGTTCGGGCGAGATGATTCAGGCAGCGTTCGATCCAGCCGGCCTGGTACTCGGCGATCTGGATCGGCGCCCAGAAGGCGCTCGGGCTGCTGGGCCCGTTCATCATCATCAGGTTCGGGAAGCCGGCGCACATCATCCCGGCGTAAGTGCTGACGCCTTCCGCCCAATGCGCCTTGATGGTGCGGCCGCCGCGGCCGCGCACGTCGATCTTCTCGATCGCTCCCGTCAGCGCGTCGAAGCCGGTGGCGAAGATGATGACGTCGCAGGCCAGCAGCTTGCCGCCGACCATCAGGCCTTCCGGCACTGCGCCCTCGATCGGGGATGCATTGACGTCGACGAGATCGACATTGGCCTGGTTGTAGACCTCGTAGTAGCCGGTGCCGGCGCAGAGCCGGCGCGCGAGAATCGGATAGCGGGGTGTCAGCTTGTCGGCTGTCGCCGGATCGTTCACTGCTTCACGAATCTTGCTGCGCACGTAATCGGCACAGGTTTCGTTGGCGGCTGGATCGAGCAGCAGGTCCTTGAACGCGGTGTAGAAACTCAGGCCGCCGGCTGCCCAGTTGGCGTCGTAGATCGCCTTGCGCTGTTCCGGGCTCACTTCCAGCGCATTGAACTTCGGGTGCGGATCATCGAGGAAGGCCAGCGGGAAGAAACCGCCCATCGACTCGAACTGCCGCCGCCGCAGTTCCTCGTAGCGGGCCTTCATCTGACACAGGTAGTCCTCGTCCAGCACATGGTTGCGCGCCGGGATGACATACGACGGCGTCCGCTGCAGCACGGTCAGATGCGAGGCGATTTTCGCGACCTCCGAGATCGTCTGGATGCCGGACGAGCCGGTGCCGATCACGACCACGCGCTTGCCGGCGAGATCGATGCCCTGCGGCCATTGCGAGGTGTAGGCCTGGATGCCGCGATAACTGTCCAGTCCCCGAATCTGCACGCGCTTCGGCGCGTGCAGCAGGCCGGTGGCGAGGACGCAGTGGCGGGCCAGGATCCGTTCGCCGGTCTGCGTGGTCAGCGTCCAGCGATGACGGTCTTCGTCGAACACGGCGGTGACGATGCGGGTGTCGAGCTGGATGTGCTCGCGCAGGCCGAAGCGATCGGCGACATGATTGGCGTAGCGCAGCAGTTCCGGCTGCGGCGAGTAGCGTTCGGTCCAGTCCCAGTCCTGCTGCAGTTCCGGCGAGAACGCGTAGCAATAGGCCATGCTTTCGACGTCGACCCGCGCGCCCGGATAACGGTTCCAGTGCCAGGTGCCGCCGACGCTGCTGCCGGCTTCGAACAGCCGCACGTTTCGCTTGCTGCCGACGGCCCGGTACAGCATGTGCAGGCCTGCGAAGCCGGCACCGATGATCGCCAGTTCGAGTTCGTCATTCATCTCAGGCCACCTCGCCGATGACGCGGCTGGACGACAGCTCGAAGCCCGGATAGCCGGCCTGTGCTTCCTGGTCGATCTCACCGAAGTAACGCGGCGCGCCGCCGAAATAGAACAAGGGCGCGGACTTCTTGCCGGGGATGTTGGCGCCGAGAAACCAGGAATGGAGTTTCGAGCCTTCGCTCAGCAGGGTGGCGTCGAGCAGCATCTGCACGTAGTCCGTCCAGGCCCGGC from Nevskia ramosa DSM 11499 includes the following:
- a CDS encoding helix-turn-helix domain-containing protein, producing MASTLVLAAPVRNPAHSAAEPGLLITHDRLAYYGDFGRPSRRCLGCWAFYLSIDVPFTLHEDGREARSARFALVPPWTPHRVLPGGTDLAVLLVEPESVDGTALQATLMATPARRQRTAAALAEGFSNTRSAEADIDIQFFGSALPQRRLDHRIRRVVDLIVSPETAQLSAEQCAARVFLSPSRFMHLFTEQTDTTFRRFRAWKRARRFLSLMAGNPRLVDVALDAGYADSTHLSRSVRNCYGYTPSTLCAFTRGLTVFAQS
- a CDS encoding fatty acid--CoA ligase, encoding MIIDVTPSACEFPLLIKQLLITPIARASTREIVSVDGLRYGYPELVRRIARLANVLDDLGVSPEATVAILDWDGHRYLEGYFAIPMTARVMQTVNIRLSAEQILYTLNHAQAEVLIVHPDFLPLLAPILDGLETVRTIIGIDDFHTPDPRYVGSYETLMAAASDHYDFPDFDERTRATIFYTSGTTGLPKGVYYSHRQIVLHTMALLATYGTAPAQGRVSEDDVYMPITPMFHAHAWGWPYAATLLGMKQVYLGRYTPQKVIETIRQEKASFSHCVTTLLQMVLNEPSAAGLDLRGFKFLIGGSALPVGLARQALERGIDVFTGYGMSETGPMQVINHLSREEAATDLDTQAVLRTRGGRPAILCDVRIVDDEVNVLPRDGKRVGEIVFRSPWNTQGYFGNPDTSEALWRGGWMHSGDLGVMHPDGSLQLTDRIKDVIKSGGEWISSLDLESLTSRHPAVAEVAFIGVPDATWGERPMALIVLRDDDRASCTGDTIREHLQAFAEQGAIPRYAVPERVLFVDALEKTSVGKLDKKALRARYVGPA
- a CDS encoding flavin-containing monooxygenase, giving the protein MNDELELAIIGAGFAGLHMLYRAVGSKRNVRLFEAGSSVGGTWHWNRYPGARVDVESMAYCYAFSPELQQDWDWTERYSPQPELLRYANHVADRFGLREHIQLDTRIVTAVFDEDRHRWTLTTQTGERILARHCVLATGLLHAPKRVQIRGLDSYRGIQAYTSQWPQGIDLAGKRVVVIGTGSSGIQTISEVAKIASHLTVLQRTPSYVIPARNHVLDEDYLCQMKARYEELRRRQFESMGGFFPLAFLDDPHPKFNALEVSPEQRKAIYDANWAAGGLSFYTAFKDLLLDPAANETCADYVRSKIREAVNDPATADKLTPRYPILARRLCAGTGYYEVYNQANVDLVDVNASPIEGAVPEGLMVGGKLLACDVIIFATGFDALTGAIEKIDVRGRGGRTIKAHWAEGVSTYAGMMCAGFPNLMMMNGPSSPSAFWAPIQIAEYQAGWIERCLNHLARTGLDCIEARPECEAQWMQTVEQIAAPTLFAQVKSWYFGDNIPNKKHRMLVYLGGYAAYCAECEHGAADGYQNFELSAVESRAAVAV
- a CDS encoding efflux RND transporter permease subunit, with the protein product MSLAELSIRRPVLTIVISLLIMLFGALGLKSLPVREYPAVDPPSISITTSYPGAAAEVVQAQITEPLEEAINSVAGISALTSTSREGASQITVEFSLDSDLETAASDVRDQLARAVRNLPPDTNPPILNKADADSSPIFGLAISSRQRSQLELSAYADALRERLQTVPGIAQVEQPAEKRYAMRLWMDPDRMAAYGISPIDLRAALNRENLELPSGRIEGSAIELPVKTMSRLNTAEDFNNLIVKRSETTIVRFRDIGYAELGAQNERGALKMGDKPIAGLYFKQQPGANQIDIVNQLRQRLDEVRKDLPKDLSVDIAYDNTEYVRRSLIEVTETIFIAFVLVVLVVFAFLREWRTTLIPVLAIPVSIIGVFGVMSAAGFSINTLTLLGIVLAIGLVVDDAIVVLENIYAKIEAGMSPVEAGISGTKEIFMAVVSTTITLAVVFLPLLFMGGLSGRLFREFGVTIAGAVLISAIVALTLTPMLSARLLKAHQGHGWLFTRTEPMFDALEHSYARGLGGFLRFRWSALLVLAISAGLIWVLMGLLPRELAPMEDRGRVWVRATAAEGASYDYMQNFMDDVTAATADRVPEAHLMMTQVPGFGGSNGVSGPVNNGFVRVFLKEREDRQRTQGEIAADLQAMARRFNGARVNITQEASIGDRRAAQAGVQYVVQALEIAELAEALPKFLEEVKASPVFTFVDSDLKFNKPEVKVSIDRAKAQTLGVSAQDIAQTLQAALSGQRFGYFIFNGKQYDVIGQLTRDFRSRPDALEGLSVHNASGELVRLDNLVTMVESSSPPELYRFNRLAAATISGTLAPGHTIGEGIAVFDAAARKVLDSRYTTTLTGAARDFVQSSSSLGVVFLLALVLIYLVLSAQFESFSDPLVILLTVPLALAGALGALWMFDQTLNVFSQIGLIMLIGLVTKNGILIVEFANQRREAGAASALIAVREAAAARLRPILMTTLATLLGILPIALALGAGSESRMSMGIAVIGGLLIGSLLTLFVIPAMYVMLNALVGGRRHASTDVAMPSAGVQ